In Arcobacter sp. CECT 8986, the sequence ATGAAATAGATGTAAGTAATATTGATGCAACATTTAATACAGTTGAAGGTGGAACTCCTTTAAGAGAAGATATCTCAAAACAAGATTTAGATATGTCTAAACAAATATTAGAAAATGCTCCAAAATCAGAAAATGGATATTTTGTAGTACCAAAAATCATTGAGTAGATTATGATAAAAGTTC encodes:
- the gatC gene encoding Asp-tRNA(Asn)/Glu-tRNA(Gln) amidotransferase subunit GatC, producing MTVDDKLIEKLSKLSSLEIDDERKESLKTELADIINFVENLNEIDVSNIDATFNTVEGGTPLREDISKQDLDMSKQILENAPKSENGYFVVPKIIE